From the genome of Papaver somniferum cultivar HN1 chromosome 2, ASM357369v1, whole genome shotgun sequence, one region includes:
- the LOC113350385 gene encoding DExH-box ATP-dependent RNA helicase DExH6-like, producing MSGRRKKFSNCKIPNINEATRIRITQALEDFTNSDDSPVLTFDAGMTNFERAEVHKLCRKYGLKSKSSGVAETRQVSVYKPTGGKDGMFRKKGKKNINLEFSDESKAYLRDLFSRYPPKEDELNSVQPKKHNAIADNRFRKNDDSLCRPCMDKAKFEEKVKAAFELKNHPKHKQIQEARSKLPIAVFQDSIMSTVESNQVVLISGETGCGKTTQVPQYLLDYMWGKGEQCKILCTQPRRISAISVAERISWERGENVGETAGYKIRMETKGGKNSSVMFCTNGILLRVLVERGNGTGAKDENWKSRVSEFTHIVVDEIHERDHHSDFILTILRDLLPSCPNLRLILMSATLDAERFSQYFGGCPVVRVPGFTYPVRTFYLEDVLSIIKPVEGNHLDPGSTAGGMRDSEVREDHKAALDEAIDLAWSSDEFDPLLELLLSTEATPRVYNYQHTLTGASPLMVFAGKGRTSDVCTLLSFGVDCNLRAKDGTTALEWAERANQVEVAEIIKQHMSNVLAKSAEEQELLEKYYSSINPDFVDIVLVQRLLKKICSDSEEGAILVFVPGWDDINKIRADLLSSPFFKDSSKFIILSLHSMIPSSEQKKVFQHPPKGSRKIILSTNIAETAITIDDVVYVIDSGRMKEKNYDPYNNVSTLQSSWVSKASARQREGRAGRCRPGICYHLYSSTRASSLIEFQVPEIKRMPIEELCLKVKMIDPNCSIADFLQKTLDPPVYESVRNAIVALQQIGALTADENLTDLGQKFGSLPVHPTTSRMLFFAILMSCLDPALTLACATEYRDPFVLPIDPFEKQKALEAKAKFSSLYGGVSDHLMTVAAYECWEHARNMGQERQFCSQYYISSNTMNMLSNLRKQLIKELIQNGFISEDISIYSQNAREPGVLHAVLVAAMYPMVGKLIRQTRGGTKTRAVTASGNNFSLLTHPYNIKSLNKQKSQILLVYDDITRGDRGMYVRDCTVVGPYPLLLLGTEMVVAPSTADSYEDDEDSSEEEDNSGASGSDEETNVRVAQKRAERIMASPENAVSVVIDRWLTFESTAIDVAQIYCLRERLKAAILFKVKYPQKDLPPDLKTSVDAIASILSHDGLTGIPEALRGPIKSSNPEEGQPDDSSSSSDNYLKFLWNYSIDSHNQSQLFQGGDSGGRGRHGFFANSRGRGRRGGSFTNGRGRGRQGFVANNKFALKRHGGGGGGAAADGGARQEK from the exons ATGTCTGGGCGGAGGAAGAAGTTTAGTAATTGTAAAATCCCTAATATCAATGAAGCTACACGTATTCGTATCACTCAAGCTCTTGAAGATTTCACTAACTCTGATGATTCTCCAG TACTTACATTCGATGCTGGTATGACGAATTTCGAAAGGGCGGAAGTTCATAAATTATGTAGGAAATATGGGTTAAAATCTAAAAGTTCAGG GGTTGCGGAAACTCGGCAAGTATCGGTGTATAAACCGACGGGTGGGAAGGATGGAATGTTTAGGAAGAAGGGAAAGAAAAACATTAACTTGGAATTTTCGGATGAGTCGAAAGCTTATTTAAGGGATTTGTTTTCAAGATATCCTCCTAAAGAAGATGAATTGAACTCTGTTCAACCTAAGAAGCATAATGCAATTGCTGATAATAGATTTAGGAAGAATGACGATTCTTTGTGTAGACCGTGTATGGATAAAGCTAAATTTGAAGAGAAGGTGAAAGCAGCTTTTGAATTGAAAAACCATCCGAAACATAAGCAG ATACAGGAAGCGAGGTCTAAACTTCCAATTGCGGTTTTCCAGGATAGCATTATGTCTACTGTAGAGTCTAACCAG GTAGTGCTCATATCCGGTGAGACAGGGTGCGGAAAAACCACACAG GTCCCGCAATATTTATTGGACTACATGTGGGGTAAGGGCGAGCAGTGTAAAATTCTGTGTACTCAACCTCGACGTATATCAGCCATATCAG TTGCTGAGAGAATCTCTTGGGAAAGAGGAGAAAATGTAGGGGAGACTGCTGGTTACAAG ATACGGATGGAGACTAAAGGAGGGAAGAATTCATCTGTTATGTTTTGCACAAACGGCATTCTTTTGAGGGTGCTGGTTGAGAGAGGTAACGGTACCGGAGCTAAGGATGAAAATTGGAAGAGTAGGGTTTCCGAATTTACTCACATTGTTGTG GATGAAATACATGAAAGGGATCACCATTCTGATTTTATTCTGACGATTCTAAG AGACTTGCTCCCTTCTTGTCCTAACTTGCGCCTG ATACTTATGAGTGCAACCCTTGATGCTGAGCGGTTTTCACAGTATTTTGGTGGCTGCCCAGTCGTCCGAGTACCTGGTTTTACATATCCA GTCAGAACTTTCTATTTGGAGGATGTTCTTTCTATAATAAAACCAGTGGAGGGGAATCATCTTGATCCTGGTTCAACAGCTGGAGGCATGCGAGATTCTGAGGTACGAGAGGATCATAAAGCTGCACTTGATGAAGCAATTGATTTGGCATGGTCTAGTGATGAGTTTGATCCTCTCCTAGAACTACTGCTTTCTACTGAGGCTACTCCGAGAGTGTATAATTATCAACACACTTTGACTGGAGCCTCACCATTAATGGTTTTTGCTGGGAAAGGTAGAACTAGTGATGTTTGCACGCTCCTCTCATTTGGTGTGGATTGCAATCTACGCGCCAAAGATGGAACTACAGCTTTGGAATGGGCCGAGAGGGCAAACCAGGTTGAAGTTGCTGAAATAATCAAGCAACATATGAGTAATGTCCTTGCAAAATCAGCAGAAGAACAGGAGTTGCTTGAGAAgtattattccagtatcaatccAGATTTTGTCGACATTGTTCTTGTGCAGCGTTTGTTAAAGAAAATTTGTTCTGATTCTGAAGAAGGTGCTATCCTTGTATTTGTTCCAGGATGGGATGATATCAATAAAATTCGAGCCGACTTACTTTCTTCTCCATTTTTCAAGGATAGTTCTAAATTTATAATATTATCACTTCACTCTATGATTCCATCTTCTGAACAGAAGAAGGTTTTCCAGCATCCACCTAAAGGTTCACGCAAGATTATTCTCTCGACCAACATTGCTGAGACTGCTATTACAATTGACGATGTAGTTTATGTTATAGACAGTGGCAGGATGAAAGAGAAAAATTATGATCCTTACAATAATGTTTCTACACTCCAGTCCTCGTGGGTTTCGAAGGCTAGTGCCAGGCAGCGGGAAGGGCGTGCTGGGCGTTGCCGTCCAGGTATTTGTTACCATCTCTACTCAAGTACTCGAGCCTCATCTTTGATAGAGTTCCAAGTTCCAGAAATCAAACGGATGCCAATTGAGGAGCTCTGTTTGAAG GTGAAGATGATCGATCCAAATTGCAGTATAGCAGACTTCTTACAGAAGACTTTGGACCCTCCAGTTTATGAGAGCGTACGCAATGCAATTGTGGCTCTTCAACAAATTGGAGCCTTGACAGCTGATGAAAATCTAACCGACCTTGGGCAAAAATTCGGTTCTCTGCCAGTGCATCCAACAACGAGCAGGATGCTGTTCTTTGCCATATTGATGAGCTGCCTTGATCCAGCTCTGACTCTGGCATGTGCGACTGAATACAGGGATCCATTTGTTCTGCCAATAGACCCTTTTGAAAAGCAGAAAGCGTTGGAAGCTAAAGCAAAGTTTTCATCTTTATATGGCGGGGTAAGTGATCACCTGATGACCGTTGCAGCCTATGAGTGTTGGGAACATGCAAGAAACATGGGTCAAGAACGTCAATTCTGTTCTCAGTATTATATCTCCTCAAACACCATGAATATGCTGTCTAACTTGCGTAAGCAGCTTATCAAGGAGCTGATACAGAATGGGTTTATTTCAGAGGATATATCTATATATAGCCAGAATGCGCGTGAGCCAGGTGTACTCCATGCAGTTCTTGTGGCAGCGATGTATCCTATGGTTGGAAAACTAATCCGACAAACTAGAGGTGGAACTAAAACTAGGGCGGTAACTGCAAGTGGTAATAACTTTTCATTGCTCACTCATCCTTATAATATCAAATCACTCAACAAGCAGAAGTCTCAAATACTGCTCGTATATGATGATATTACCCGTGGTGATCGAGGTATGTATGTAAGGGACTGTACTGTTGTGGGTCCATACCCATTGTTGTTACTTGGAACAGAGATGGTTGTTGCACCTTCAACAGCTGATAGTTACgaagatgatgaggatagtagtgaagAAGAAGACAACAGTGGCGCATCTGGAAGTGATGAGGAGACGAACGTTAGAGTTGCACAAAAACGTGCTGAGCGGATCATGGCCTCCCCTGAAAATGCTGTCTCTGTTGTTATTGACCGTTGGCTTACTTTTGAGTCCACAGCAATTGATGTTGCTCAGATTTACTGCTTGAGGGAGCGATTGAAGGCAGCAATCCTTTTTAAA GTCAAATACCCACAAAAAGATCTTCCTCCAGATCTCAAGACATCTGTTGATGCAATAGCTTCCATCCTTTCTCATGACGGCTTAACAGGGATTCCTGAAGCCTT